Proteins encoded by one window of Anopheles maculipalpis chromosome 2RL, idAnoMacuDA_375_x, whole genome shotgun sequence:
- the LOC126559848 gene encoding zinc finger protein 830 translates to MSAAFKLAKKKYSQQDLRRIMSETKASKQQQQSDGESNRIDSPLAKYNDAGQLMCVLCRSVVRSAAVWKVHLNSKQHKENVELAKKLKDASVAKSTEPSKLSNAPQSHLKRAGTEQTAAESVPVKKIKGILKNSTKPEVTQNGLPEDFFDNGTGNTANTVVSSIRKDLVNIRLPERHREQQHVESMDTEEAAPDAGGSKVLPDEEKLPEGFFDDPKMDAKARNQEYKDPNDEEWEKFQKEIKEATNVSMAIISEEQEESTAERQIAEIDEQIRNWSRVLDLEKKKEQVKTMKGSTDSEGRTMYLANVSQSITQTAEEDDREDDDDDEEFDEFLDWRAKKSFK, encoded by the exons atgtctGCAGCTTTCAAGTTGGCCAAAAAGAAATACTCGCAGCAAGATCTGCGGCGTATTATGAGTGAAACTAAGGCATccaagcaacagcaacaatcggACGGCGAATCGAACCGAATCGATTCACCTCTAGcaaa GTATAACGATGCAGGACAGTTAATGTGCGTCCTTTGTCGGTCGGTAGTACGGTCTGCCGCAGTTTGGAAAGTTCATCTCAATTCTAAGCAACACAAAGAAAACGTCGAACTAGCCAAGAAGCTAAAGGATGCTTCTGTGGCCAAAAGTACGGAGCCTTCAAAACTTAGCAATGCACCGCAATCCCATTTGAAACGGGCAGGAACTGAACAAACCGCTGCCGAAAGTGTGCCAGTAAAAAAGATTAAAGGAATATTGAAGAATTCTACTAAACCGGAAGTAACACAGAATGGATTACCGGAAGACTTTTTCGATAATGGCACGGGAAATACTGCCAATACAGTAGTCTCCTCCATACGTAAGGATCTCGTAAACATCCGACTTCCCGAAAGGCACCGTGAACAGCAGCATGTCGAATCGATGGATACCGAAGAGGCTGCACCTGATGCGGGTGGATCTAAGGTGCTACCGGATGAAGAGAAATTGCCCGAAGGATTTTTCGACGATCCCAAAATGGATGCAAAAGCGCGCAATCAAGAGTACAAGGACCCGAACGATGAGGAgtgggaaaagtttcaaaaagaaattaaggaaGCAACAAACGTTTCCATGGCTATTATCAGTGAAGAGCAAGAGGAATCTACTGCCGAACGGCAAATAGCAGAGATAGATGAACAAATTCGCAATTGGTCCCGGGTGTTGgatttagaaaaaaagaaggagcaAGTTAAAACCATGAAAGGATCGACGGATTCCGAAGGCCGCACTATGTATCTTGCAAACGTCAGCCAATCTATAACACAAACAGCCGAAGAGGATGATCGCgaagatgacgatgatgatgaggagtTTGATGAGTTTTTAGATTGGAGAGCAAAGAAATCGTTCAAATAG
- the LOC126559524 gene encoding uncharacterized protein LOC126559524, giving the protein MNVSLLRDNKLLHGQERRGSRMSVRLPSRQPSMASLRPHSPNASIGKIGSRRGSRGSSNASATSTKSNRSGNHHHSKDNGTAHPNESVTVEIAEIKT; this is encoded by the exons ATGAATGTGTCGCTGCTACGCGACAACAAACTGCTGCACGGCCAAGAACGGCGAGGATCGCGCATGTCCGTGCGGTTACCGTCCCGCCAACCAAGCATGGCCTCACTGCGACCGCATTCTCCGAATGCATCGATAGGTAAGATAG GCTCACGGCGAGGATCCCGCGGAAGCAGTAACGCGTCGGCCACTTCCACCAAATCCAACCGTAGCGGTAACCACCACCATTCGAAGGACAACGGCACAGCGCACCCGAACGAGAGTGTGACGGTTGAGATAGCGGAAATTAAGACATAA
- the LOC126556724 gene encoding ATP-binding cassette sub-family C member 4 — protein MNRENAFSRGKQNNPIQNASFFSKRSFWWLRDMFRHGQRKEITEETLYATLPEHSSHGLAETFERLWSEEEQRGPDKASFARVYWRAYGPETLFWGLLFSAFETANRVAQPLLLGELVSYFTPNQDTISERDAYLYAIGVIACSLLSVISFHPFIFYIFQLGMKFRIGASCLIYNKVLKLSKSTTAGDGLNGKIINLLSNDVGKFDIALCFVHDLWKGPMEAILLGYFIYCQIGFSGLLGMAFLMSFIPLQAWVGKKTATYRMKAAKRTDLRVRFMNEIIQGIQVIKMYTWESSFAKMIETIRRKEIQAIRGGAYIRATLISFFTVSRVSIFISLLSYTVTENVITAKKVFIVTSFYSILNDSMVHFWPMAITFCAEGYISLKRIRDFLLTPEGKSSFATRTKSDGKEGRSITKKTLLSTSDKDDTSDRDSEAKAITEKAQQQNGIKAGVKSDEIDSEPLLPKRLVQTVEGDRKGIVLDSATARWMCPSAAAAAGIGKDGGDGPEEATSVGIESVSLTVDPGRLCVLVGPVGSGKSTLLQVLLGELELDDGRVEIYGSVSYASQEPWLFEGSVRNNILFTEAYDERRYLRVVRVCALEKDFELFPHGDQTIVGERGISLSGGQKARVNLARAIYRKADIYLLDDPLSAVDTHVGKHIYELCIRDFLANSVCVLVTHQLQYLKDVQQIVLMNGGRVEACGSFRELKKSNIESIMALTPDESPLESPIEKELKNLRPRRTSGSSTGSQRDELMMDLLQQEKQEEEKESQGGTGSVGLSVYKTYITAVNSCGWVFWLSVLMVLSQIVVSGVDIFVAEWVNWEEKVAGIPPEFDLNDNHTILSSRDVRILLKEQTDVSNFIERQQYIWIYSGLIILLVILVVQRSFSFFYVCLRISVNLHDRLFRGLTRATMHFFNTNPSGRILNRFSKDIGAIDSALPMALLDCVVFFLEMIAVVAVVSIVNYWFLLPTAIVAVVMYYIRQTYLNTSRVVKRIESINRSPLFSHTNATLQGLSTIRAFGAQSVLRHEFNEFLDVNSSAWYMFISTSRAFALWLDMVCVLYIGIVTISFLVGNSQQMLGGSVGLAITKTISLVGMCQWGMRQSAELENQMVSVERINEYTNLPSEPPLETAPKHRPQRNWPEFGTIRFTNVDLRYTEDGERVLKDLNFTIRSNEKVGIVGRTGAGKSSLIQALFRLAPFEGNIEIDDIDTKTLGLRDLRNKISIIPQDPILFSGTLRSNLDPFDQRKDDELWNALDEVELKEAVSSLAGGLECRMSDGGSNFSMGQRQLVCLARAILRNNKILVLDEATANVDPETDKLIQTTIRTKFAHCTVLTIAHRLHTVMDSDRVLVMDAGRVVEFGHPHELLHGPIGYLRRLVDQTGVATAAMLMRTAEDNFKKSSARQTEAITLGLS, from the exons ATGAACCGCGAAAACGCATTCAGCAGGGGGAAACAGAACAACCCAATCCAAAATGCCTCCTTCTTCTCGAAACGTAGCTTCTGGTGGCTGCGGGATATGTTTCGCCATGGACAGCGTAAAGAAATTACGGAAGAAACACTGTACGCCACCTTGCCCGAGCATAGCAGTCACGGGTTGGCGGAAACATTCGAACGGCTGTGGTCGGAGGAGGAACAGCGCGGACCGGATAAGGCTAGCTTTGCCCGTGTTTACTGGAGAGCGTACGGCCCGGAAACCCTTTTCTGGGGTCTACTGTTTTCGGCCTTCGAAACAGCGAACCGTGTCGCACAGCCACTGTTGCTGGGAGAGTTGGTATCCTACTTCACCCCAAACCAGGACACCATCAGCGAACGGGACGCATACCTGTACGCGATAGGTGTTATCGCTTGCTCGCTGTTATCGGTCATCTCATTCCATCCATTCATCTTCTACATCTTCCAACTCGGAATGAAGTTTCGCATTGGTGCTTCGTGCTTAATTTATAACAag GTACTTAAACTCTCTAAATCGACCACTGCTGGTGATGGACTGAACGGGAAGATCATCAATCTGCTCTCGAACGACGTCGGAAAGTTCGACATTGCTCTGTGCTTCGTGCATGATCTTTGGAAGGGTCCGATGGAAGCCATCCTGCTCGGTTACTTCATTTACTGCCAGATCGGCTTCTCTGGCCTACTCGGAATGGCATTCCTGATGAGCTTCATCCCACTGCAAGCTTGGGTGGGCAAGAAAACGGCAACCTACCGAATGAAGGCGGCTAAGCGGACGGATTTGCGAGTGCGCTTCATGAACGAAATCATACAAGGCATACAGGTGATCAAGATGTACACGTGGGAGAGCTCCTTCGCCAAGATGATTGAGACGATCCGGCGGAAAGAGATACAGGCGATCCGGGGAGGTGCGTACATACGGGCAACGCTCATATCGTTTTTTACCGTATCGCGTGTGTCCATTTTTATCAGTCTGCTGTCATACACCGTCACCGAGAACGTTATCACTGCTAAAAAGGTGTTCATTGTAACGTCGTTCTACAGCATACTGAACGATTCGATGGTACACTTCTGGCCCATGGCTATCACCTTTTGTGCCGAGGGGTACATCTCACTCAAACGTATACGCGATTTTCTGCTCACTCCGGAGGGAAAGTCTTCGTTCGCTACACGCACCAAATCGGAcggaaaagaaggaaggagCATCACGAAAAAAACTCTGCTTTCGACCAGCGATAAGGATGATACAAGCGACAGGGATTCCGAAGCCAAAGCAATCACAGAAAAAGCCCAGCAACAGAACGGCATCAAAGCTGGGGTAAAAAGTGATGAGATTGATTCGGAACCCTTACTACCGAAAAGGCTGGTGCAGACAGTAGAAGGCGATAGGAAAGGTATCGTACTCGATAGCGCCACGGCACGTTGGATGTGTCcttcggcagcagcagcagcaggaatcggaaaagatggaggagATGGACCAGAAGAGGCGACAAGTGTTGGCATAGAATCCGTCAGTTTGACAGTCGATCCAGGCCGATTGTGTGTTCTTGTGGGACCGGTCGGATCGGGAAAGTCTACTCTACTTCAGGTGCTTTTAGGAGAGCTTGAGCTGGATGATGGAAGGGTAGAAATTTATGGATCCGTCAGCTATGCCTCCCAGGAACCATGGTTGTTTGAAGGCAGTGTGCGAAACAACATCCTCTTCACGGAAGCGTACGATGAGCGACGGTATCTCCGGGTGGTACGCGTGTGCGCCCTAGAGAAAGACTTTGAACTTTTCCCGCACGGCGATCAAACGATCGTTGGAGAGCGCGGCATAAGCTTAAGCGGAGGTCAAAAAGCACGCGTTAATCTAGCCCGTGCTATCTACCGAAAGGCGGACATCTATCTGCTGGACGATCCACTATCGGCCGTCGATACGCACGTCGGCAAACATATCTACGAACTGTGCATTCGGGATTTCCTCGCCAACAGTGTATGCGTGCTGGTAACACATCAGCTTCAGTACTTAAAAGACGTCCAGCAGATAGTGCTGATGAATGGGGGCCGCGTGGAGGCATGCGGAAGCTTTCGAGAgttgaaaaaatcaaacatcgaATCGATCATGGCACTGACACCCGACGAATCTCCGCTAGAAAGTCCAATCGAAAAGGAGCTGAAAAATTTGCGTCCCCGACGCACTAGCGGTTCGTCGACCGGTTCGCAGCGTGACGAGCTAATGATGGATCTGCTGCAGCAAGAGAagcaggaggaagaaaaagaatctcAAGGTGGTACCGGCAGTGTCGGCCTGTCCGTGTACAAAACCTACATCACAGCGGTCAACAGTTGTGGGTGGGTGTTTTGGTTGAGTGTGCTCATGGTGCTGTCGCAAATTGTTGTCAGCGGGGTGGATATTTTTGTGGCAGAATGGGTGAATTGGGAGGAAAAAGTGGCCGGTATTCCGCCCGAGTTTGATCTGAATGATAATCACACAATTTTAAGTTCGCGCGATGTGCGTATCTTGCTCAAGGAGCAAACGGACGTGAGCAATTTCATCGAGCGACAGCAATACATCTGGATTTACAGTGGTTTAATCATACTGCTCGTCATTTTGGTGGTGCAACGATCGTTTTCGTTCTTTTACGTGTGTCTTCGAATTTCCGTTAATCTACACGATCGGCTCTTCCGGGGATTAACACGCGCAACCATGCACTTCTTCAATACGAATCCTTCCGGCAGAATTCTCAACCGATTCTCGAAAGATATTGGAGCGATCGATTCGGCGCTACCCATGGCACTGTTGGACTGTGTTGTG TTCTTCCTGGAAATGATTGCGGTTGTAGCGGTGGTATCGATCGTCAACTATTGGTTCCTTCTGCCTACTGCGATCGTCGCTGTGGTGATGTATTACATTCGGCAAACGTACCTAAACACATCACGCGTGGTAAAGCGCATCGAATCTATCAACCGATCGCCCCTCttctcacacacaaatgcaaCCCTGCAAGGGCTTTCCACCATTCGTGCGTTTGGCGCCCAGTCAGTACTGAGGCATGAGTTTAACGAATTTCTCGATGTAAACTCATCCGCCTGGTACATGTTTATTTCGACCAGCCGTGCATTCGCACTGTGGCTCGATATGGTGTGCGTACTGTACATCGGTATTGTAACGATAAGCTTTCTCGTCGGCAATAGCCAGCAAATGCTCGGTGGCAGCGTTGGGTTGGCCATCACGAAGACGATTAGCCTGGTCGGTATGTGCCAGTGGGGGATGCGGCAATCGGCAGAACTGGAGAACCAGATGGTTTCGGTGGAACGCATAAACGAGTACACCAACCTACCTTCCGAGCCTCCGCTCGAAACGGCACCCAAGCATCGACCGCAGCGCAACTGGCCCGAGTTCGGTACGATACGCTTTACCAACGTCGATCTACGCTACACGGAAGATGGCGAACGGGTACTGAAGGACCTTAACTTTACCATCCGTTCGAACGAGAAGGTCGGAATCGTGGGACGAACCGGTGCCGGTAAATCGTCCCTCATACAGGCACTGTTCCGGTTAGCTCCGTTCGAGGGAAACATCGAGATCGACGACATCGACACGAAAACATTGGGACTGCGCGATTTACGTAACAAAATATCGATCATACCGCAGGATCCGATTCTGTTTTCGGGCACGCTGCGTAGCAATTTGGATCCGTTCGATCAGCGCAAAGACGATGAGCTGTGGAATGCGCTCGATGAGGTTGAGCTGAAGGAAGCGGTATCATCGCTGGCTGGTGGTTTGGAGTGCCGCATGTCGGATGGCGGGAGCAACTTTAGCATGGGCCAAAGGCAGCTGGTGTGCCTTGCTAGAGCCATTTTGCGGAACAATAAAATTCTCGTCCTAGACGAAGCCACTGCCAACGTTGACCCAGA AACCGACAAACTTATTCAAACTACTATTCGTACCAAATTTGCACACTGCACAGTATTAACTATTGCGCATCGATTACACACGGTGATGGACAGTGATCGGGTGTTGGTGATGGATGCTGGGCGCGTAGTCGAGTTCGGCCATCCGCACGAGCTTTTGCATGGCCCGATTGGATACCTGCGACGGTTGGTAGATCAAACCGGTGTGGCTACGGCGGCAATGTTGATGCGTACTGCTGAggataactttaaaaaatcgagTGCACGACAAACGGAAGCAATTACGCTTGGACTGTCGTAA